The Comamonas sp. GB3 AK4-5 genome includes a region encoding these proteins:
- a CDS encoding Bug family tripartite tricarboxylate transporter substrate binding protein has product MPTHTPSLRRRTLLGALAATPLSWAATAATTDWPRKPIKLVVTFPPGGSSDLVARLLAPALGEQLGQPVVIENKPGAGSSIGAQQVAQSPADGYTLLASNSAALSIAPSLLEKRSYDPSRSFVHLAYIGAVPTVFALHPSVPAHSIEALAAWIRSQPGALPFGSGGAASVGHLVGEQFAQALGLKLQHVPYKGAGPMRSDLLGGQIRMAVDALPQNIPLQQQGRIKLLAVTSARRVPQAPNTPTVAELGYAQLESENYVGISAPAGVPAGVAARISQAVRQACLRPAIAQALQAQGFATQDMEPAAFAHLVAAQSATWGRIAQRTGATL; this is encoded by the coding sequence ATGCCCACGCACACCCCATCCCTGCGCCGCCGCACCCTGCTGGGTGCCTTGGCTGCCACCCCCTTGAGCTGGGCCGCCACGGCGGCCACCACCGACTGGCCCCGCAAGCCCATCAAGCTGGTGGTCACATTCCCACCGGGTGGCTCCAGTGATCTGGTGGCGCGCTTGCTTGCCCCGGCGCTGGGCGAGCAACTGGGCCAGCCCGTGGTGATCGAGAACAAACCGGGGGCGGGCTCGTCGATTGGCGCGCAGCAGGTGGCGCAAAGCCCCGCCGACGGCTACACCCTGCTGGCCTCGAACTCGGCAGCGCTGTCGATTGCGCCTTCCTTGCTGGAAAAACGCAGCTACGACCCCAGCCGCAGCTTTGTCCACCTGGCTTATATAGGCGCCGTGCCAACCGTGTTTGCCCTGCACCCATCGGTGCCCGCCCACAGTATCGAGGCGCTGGCGGCCTGGATTCGTTCACAGCCCGGGGCACTGCCCTTTGGCAGCGGTGGTGCCGCCTCTGTCGGCCATCTGGTGGGGGAGCAGTTTGCCCAGGCCCTGGGTTTGAAACTGCAGCATGTGCCCTACAAGGGGGCCGGCCCTATGCGCAGCGATTTGCTGGGTGGCCAGATTCGCATGGCGGTCGATGCCCTGCCGCAGAACATCCCGCTGCAGCAGCAAGGCCGCATCAAGCTGCTGGCCGTCACCTCGGCGCGGCGCGTGCCCCAGGCACCCAACACGCCCACGGTGGCCGAGCTGGGCTATGCGCAGCTGGAGTCTGAAAACTACGTCGGCATCTCTGCACCCGCAGGCGTGCCGGCCGGGGTGGCCGCGCGCATCAGCCAGGCCGTGCGCCAAGCCTGCCTGCGCCCCGCTATCGCCCAGGCCCTGCAGGCACAGGGCTTTGCCACCCAGGATATGGAGCCAGCGGCCTTCGCCCATTTGGTGGCTGCACAGTCCGCCACCTGGGGCCGTATTGCCCAGCGCACAGGGGCCACCTTGTGA
- a CDS encoding SRPBCC domain-containing protein produces the protein MQITIATTIKAPLDAVWHAWNTPADILQWNTASDDWHTVRSEVDLREGGHFSSRMEAKDGSMGFDFAGSYTRIVPGQLIASDFGGRKLLVEFEDTPHGVTVRETFDAESSHPIEQQRAGWQSILDRFARHVEQQHKA, from the coding sequence ATGCAGATCACGATAGCCACCACCATCAAGGCTCCGTTGGATGCCGTCTGGCATGCCTGGAACACTCCTGCAGACATCCTGCAGTGGAACACCGCATCGGATGATTGGCACACCGTGCGCTCTGAGGTTGATCTGCGCGAGGGCGGCCATTTCTCCTCCCGCATGGAGGCCAAGGACGGCAGCATGGGCTTTGACTTTGCCGGCAGCTACACCCGGATTGTGCCGGGCCAGCTGATTGCCAGCGACTTCGGTGGCCGCAAGCTGCTGGTGGAGTTTGAGGACACGCCCCACGGCGTGACCGTGCGCGAGACTTTTGATGCCGAGTCCTCGCACCCCATAGAACAGCAGCGCGCCGGCTGGCAAAGCATTCTCGACCGCTTTGCCCGGCATGTGGAGCAGCAACACAAGGCCTGA
- a CDS encoding BMP family ABC transporter substrate-binding protein, protein MGISNLSPRTARHAVVLFGPQGQGSFNESGLLGARRAQAAGYAVDVHWVAGQSAAQRAEEMQALCSAGYALIVAHGGQGDGPVALLAPQFPRQAFAVTQGSLQAPNVARYEVLQEQSAFLAGVLAARLSRSQVVGHFSGEKVPPGLRGRAAYAHGLRAAGFAGPLITQFCGHQHQPDWARQCVQDMAVQTGLDVLFAMIDGGRPGVSAACREHGIAQIGNVLPWVERDPQVFIASAICDSGEAVLRAIADHGRGQLPLGGYRAFGLEEPALVRLDMADRVGSEDRAAIDDWAQRLLRGDVVLELVYDGPEHPLPALVPAGRGAAPGSPAAAKPLP, encoded by the coding sequence ATGGGCATATCAAACCTGAGCCCGCGCACGGCGCGCCATGCCGTTGTGCTGTTTGGCCCGCAAGGCCAGGGCAGCTTCAATGAATCCGGCCTGCTGGGCGCCCGGCGCGCCCAGGCTGCCGGTTATGCGGTCGATGTGCACTGGGTGGCCGGCCAGTCGGCCGCGCAGCGTGCCGAGGAGATGCAGGCGCTGTGCAGCGCAGGCTATGCGCTCATCGTGGCCCATGGCGGCCAGGGTGACGGCCCCGTGGCCTTGCTGGCGCCGCAGTTTCCACGGCAGGCCTTTGCGGTGACCCAGGGCAGTCTGCAGGCGCCCAATGTGGCGCGTTACGAGGTGCTGCAGGAGCAATCGGCCTTTTTGGCGGGGGTGCTGGCGGCCCGACTCAGCCGCAGCCAGGTGGTGGGGCATTTTTCGGGCGAGAAAGTGCCGCCGGGGCTGCGTGGGCGGGCGGCCTATGCCCATGGCCTGCGCGCCGCCGGCTTTGCCGGGCCACTCATCACACAGTTCTGTGGCCACCAGCACCAGCCCGACTGGGCGCGCCAGTGCGTGCAGGACATGGCGGTGCAAACCGGGCTGGATGTGCTGTTTGCCATGATCGACGGCGGCCGCCCCGGCGTCAGCGCGGCCTGCCGCGAGCATGGAATTGCCCAGATCGGCAATGTGCTGCCCTGGGTGGAGCGCGACCCGCAGGTGTTCATCGCCTCGGCTATTTGCGATTCCGGCGAGGCCGTGTTGCGCGCCATTGCAGACCATGGCCGTGGCCAACTGCCATTGGGGGGCTACCGTGCTTTCGGGCTGGAGGAGCCGGCCTTGGTGCGCCTGGACATGGCCGACCGCGTGGGGTCCGAGGACCGCGCCGCCATCGACGACTGGGCGCAGCGCCTGCTGCGTGGTGACGTGGTGCTGGAGCTGGTCTATGACGGCCCCGAGCATCCCTTGCCGGCATTGGTGCCGGCCGGCAGGGGTGCAGCCCCCGGCAGCCCGGCTGCAGCCAAGCCGCTGCCATAA
- a CDS encoding DMT family transporter encodes MEMQQRVFGPHLRLLGMALLWGASWPAGRVIAQNMPPLAGASLRFVLAALVLLPWMYWAGGFAQLKNWSAQRWLGMAAAGATGVFGYAAFFLSGLQYLPAGKAALVITLNPVVTLALAVWIFKERLNRTIVLGMLLAAVGAVVVISHGRPQDLLQGQVGLGELLILGCVVCWVAYTLLGRVLLAGVDALSTTAITSTIGAVLLLVTSLVVEGPAGLQAAVHSNATAWGALLFLSWGATALAYAWYFDGVKALGAGAASGYITLVPVIGVAISALLLGESIDASMLIGGAMAVVGTGVMNWGRR; translated from the coding sequence ATGGAAATGCAACAACGTGTATTTGGACCCCATCTGCGCCTGCTGGGCATGGCCCTGCTGTGGGGTGCCTCCTGGCCTGCGGGCCGGGTGATTGCGCAAAACATGCCGCCGCTGGCGGGCGCCAGCCTGCGCTTTGTGCTGGCGGCCTTGGTGCTGCTGCCCTGGATGTACTGGGCAGGCGGCTTTGCACAGCTCAAAAACTGGAGCGCCCAGCGCTGGCTGGGCATGGCCGCAGCCGGCGCCACCGGGGTGTTTGGCTATGCGGCCTTTTTTCTGTCGGGCCTGCAGTATTTGCCGGCCGGCAAGGCGGCGCTGGTGATCACGCTCAACCCCGTGGTCACCTTGGCGCTGGCCGTATGGATCTTCAAGGAGCGGCTGAACCGCACCATTGTGCTGGGCATGCTGCTGGCCGCCGTGGGGGCGGTGGTGGTCATCTCCCACGGCCGGCCGCAAGACCTGCTGCAGGGCCAGGTGGGCCTGGGCGAGCTGCTCATCCTGGGCTGTGTGGTCTGCTGGGTGGCCTATACCCTGCTGGGCCGGGTGCTGCTGGCCGGGGTGGATGCCCTCTCTACCACCGCCATCACCAGCACCATAGGCGCCGTGCTGCTGCTGGTGACCAGCCTGGTGGTGGAAGGCCCGGCCGGCCTGCAGGCCGCCGTGCACAGCAACGCCACCGCCTGGGGCGCGCTGCTCTTCCTCTCCTGGGGCGCCACGGCCCTGGCCTATGCCTGGTACTTCGACGGCGTCAAAGCCCTGGGCGCAGGCGCGGCCTCCGGCTACATCACCCTGGTGCCGGTGATTGGCGTGGCGATCTCGGCCCTGCTGCTGGGCGAATCCATAGACGCCTCCATGCTCATAGGCGGGGCCATGGCAGTGGTGGGGACAGGGGTGATGAATTGGGGGAGGAGGTGA
- a CDS encoding tannase/feruloyl esterase family alpha/beta hydrolase, which yields MVCRQIRVLPYGVAGGAVIALLGSLAGCGTAPPQLPAQPLACAQLQGLQVAAAQIGLPTQGAVVTQAQVVAAGGEGVAALGAYCKLLVDIRPVDGAAPAIKAQYNLPLQWNGKALMGGGGGYNGTIPSMTGNYAAGPARTPVPLAQGYATFSSDSGHQAGPSTSRDGSFGVSDEAVRNFSGDALKKTRDVAAQLMAWHYGKLPQRWYFVGGSTGGREALAVAQRWPRDFDGVIAWYPAWNAAALDLQFGRITRALAQPGAYPTQPQRAQLLRSALQTCDHLDGVEDGVVSNTTACNRVFDPATALVDGKPLRCEGGVAGGEQCLSDAQITALKVMDSPIRFQRPLGSGETQYPGFNVWGSDLGLARGTLQAPTITLLALGTGQPRSPMPLEAPYHSVFWDQWVRHFVTRDAQFDSLGLDPQKPGAWQARIDALTRLQDVNRTDLSAFRARGGKLLMAHGTADVLVSHRATRDYYERLVQTMGVAAVRDFARYYEVPGYGHAVSAIYNAAWDSLAALDLWVTQGAAPQSPVVEDTLGQPGRSRPLCEYPAWPRYRGSGDVRAAASFQCVVE from the coding sequence ATGGTGTGCAGGCAGATTCGGGTGTTGCCATATGGGGTGGCAGGTGGTGCGGTCATTGCGCTGTTGGGCAGTTTGGCAGGCTGCGGTACCGCGCCGCCGCAGTTGCCGGCCCAGCCGCTGGCCTGTGCCCAGCTGCAAGGCCTGCAGGTGGCGGCCGCTCAGATTGGCTTGCCCACACAGGGAGCGGTGGTGACCCAGGCCCAGGTGGTGGCCGCCGGTGGTGAGGGTGTGGCAGCGCTGGGGGCCTACTGCAAGCTGCTGGTGGACATTCGCCCGGTGGATGGGGCCGCACCCGCCATCAAAGCCCAGTACAACCTGCCGCTGCAGTGGAATGGCAAGGCCTTGATGGGCGGCGGCGGTGGCTATAACGGCACCATCCCCAGCATGACCGGCAACTACGCTGCCGGCCCGGCACGCACGCCGGTGCCCCTGGCCCAGGGCTATGCCACCTTCTCCAGCGATTCGGGCCACCAGGCCGGGCCCAGCACCAGCCGCGATGGCAGCTTTGGGGTGAGCGATGAGGCGGTGCGCAATTTCAGCGGCGACGCGCTGAAGAAAACCCGTGATGTGGCCGCCCAGCTGATGGCCTGGCATTACGGCAAGCTGCCCCAGCGCTGGTATTTTGTCGGTGGCTCCACCGGCGGGCGCGAGGCCCTGGCCGTTGCCCAGCGCTGGCCCCGGGACTTTGATGGTGTGATCGCCTGGTACCCGGCCTGGAATGCCGCTGCGCTGGACCTGCAGTTTGGCCGCATCACCCGCGCCCTGGCCCAGCCCGGAGCCTATCCCACCCAGCCCCAGCGCGCACAGTTGCTGCGTAGCGCGCTACAAACTTGTGACCACCTGGATGGGGTGGAGGACGGTGTGGTCTCCAACACCACAGCCTGCAATCGTGTGTTCGACCCCGCCACCGCTTTGGTGGATGGCAAGCCGCTGCGCTGCGAAGGCGGTGTGGCCGGTGGCGAGCAATGCCTATCGGATGCACAGATCACCGCACTGAAGGTGATGGACAGCCCCATCCGTTTCCAGCGCCCGCTGGGCAGCGGGGAGACGCAGTACCCCGGCTTCAACGTCTGGGGCTCGGACCTGGGGCTGGCGCGTGGCACGCTGCAAGCACCCACCATCACGCTGCTGGCGCTGGGAACGGGCCAGCCTCGCAGCCCCATGCCGCTGGAGGCGCCCTACCACAGCGTGTTCTGGGACCAGTGGGTGCGCCACTTCGTCACGCGCGATGCGCAGTTCGACAGCCTGGGCCTGGACCCGCAAAAACCAGGTGCCTGGCAGGCGCGCATCGATGCTCTGACCCGGCTGCAGGATGTGAACCGTACCGACCTGTCGGCCTTTCGCGCACGCGGCGGCAAGCTGCTGATGGCCCATGGCACGGCCGATGTGCTGGTCAGCCACCGCGCCACACGCGATTACTACGAGCGCCTGGTGCAGACCATGGGCGTGGCCGCAGTGCGCGACTTTGCCCGCTATTACGAGGTCCCCGGCTATGGCCATGCCGTCAGCGCCATCTACAACGCGGCCTGGGACAGCCTGGCCGCGTTGGACCTGTGGGTCACCCAGGGCGCGGCACCGCAAAGCCCGGTGGTGGAAGACACCCTGGGCCAACCCGGGCGCAGCCGGCCGCTGTGTGAATACCCGGCCTGGCCACGCTACCGGGGCAGCGGTGATGTGAGGGCCGCCGCCAGCTTTCAGTGTGTGGTGGAGTAA
- a CDS encoding TetR/AcrR family transcriptional regulator — protein MDTRQQAIDAAFHVIAESGVQGATYRKIAAQAQLSPGTLTYHFPSIDDLLLAAFRQFADTISQGFHARMQAANGPEQACEAVVDLICGEVWPTTAHLLLSFELYAMAARSEAYRGVMHQWMAQSQIALQLCFDADTARVMDALIEGLTIHQVLGAQPLPRAQILRTVQAQAGLQTRGN, from the coding sequence ATGGACACCCGCCAGCAAGCCATTGATGCCGCTTTCCACGTGATTGCCGAAAGTGGGGTGCAGGGCGCCACCTACCGCAAGATTGCTGCGCAGGCCCAGCTGTCCCCGGGCACGCTGACCTACCACTTCCCCAGCATTGACGATCTGCTGCTGGCCGCGTTTCGCCAGTTTGCCGACACCATCAGCCAGGGCTTTCATGCCCGTATGCAAGCAGCCAATGGCCCCGAGCAGGCCTGCGAGGCGGTGGTGGATTTGATTTGCGGTGAGGTCTGGCCCACCACCGCGCATTTGCTGCTGTCGTTCGAGCTCTACGCCATGGCCGCGCGCAGCGAGGCCTACCGCGGCGTGATGCACCAATGGATGGCGCAAAGCCAGATCGCTTTGCAGCTGTGCTTTGACGCCGACACGGCCCGGGTAATGGATGCCTTGATCGAGGGCCTGACCATCCACCAGGTGCTGGGCGCCCAGCCCTTGCCCAGGGCGCAGATTCTGCGCACCGTGCAGGCCCAGGCCGGGCTGCAGACCCGGGGCAATTGA
- a CDS encoding VOC family protein, translating to MHLGYTIIYVPDVAATLDFWQRAFGLRQRFLHDSGTYGELDTGATTLAFADHALGDSNFPGGHVAAHASPQPLGFEIALVTADVASAHAQALAQGAAELAAPSTKPWGQTVSYLRCPDGTLVELCTPMGG from the coding sequence ATGCACCTGGGCTACACCATCATCTACGTACCCGACGTGGCCGCCACACTGGACTTTTGGCAGCGTGCCTTCGGCCTGCGCCAGCGCTTTTTGCATGACTCCGGCACCTATGGCGAGCTGGACACCGGTGCCACCACCCTGGCCTTTGCCGACCATGCGCTGGGCGACAGCAATTTCCCCGGCGGTCATGTGGCGGCCCATGCCTCGCCCCAGCCACTGGGCTTTGAGATTGCCCTGGTCACCGCCGATGTGGCCAGCGCCCACGCACAGGCCCTGGCCCAGGGCGCGGCAGAGCTGGCCGCACCCAGCACCAAACCCTGGGGCCAGACCGTGTCTTATCTGCGCTGCCCGGATGGCACGCTGGTGGAGCTGTGCACACCCATGGGAGGCTGA
- a CDS encoding flavodoxin family protein produces the protein MDHAKTLLIVYHSHTGGTRQLAEAACAGAQAEGGVTVRLLHASAAGAQDLLDADGYLFATPENLAAISGLMKDFFDRSYYGVLDRIQGRPYASLVCAGSDGSNAARQIARIATGWRLKAVAEPLIVCTHAQTPEAILAPKQIAAADLAASHALGEALATGLALGVF, from the coding sequence ATGGACCACGCCAAGACCCTGCTCATCGTCTACCACAGCCACACCGGCGGCACACGTCAGCTGGCCGAGGCCGCCTGCGCGGGCGCGCAGGCCGAGGGCGGGGTGACCGTGCGCCTGTTGCATGCCAGCGCCGCCGGTGCGCAGGACCTGTTGGATGCCGATGGCTATCTGTTTGCCACGCCCGAGAACCTGGCCGCCATCAGCGGGCTGATGAAGGATTTTTTTGACCGCAGCTACTACGGCGTGCTGGACCGCATTCAGGGCCGGCCCTATGCCAGCCTGGTCTGTGCCGGCAGCGATGGCAGCAACGCCGCGCGGCAGATAGCGCGCATCGCTACGGGCTGGCGGCTCAAAGCCGTGGCCGAGCCCCTGATCGTCTGCACCCATGCCCAGACGCCCGAGGCCATTCTGGCCCCCAAGCAGATCGCCGCTGCCGACCTGGCCGCCAGCCATGCTCTGGGCGAGGCGCTGGCCACCGGGCTGGCGCTGGGCGTGTTCTGA
- a CDS encoding MFS transporter, with protein MHPDTATLSVTATPSASPLTRSSALFGLFVLVGLATSTWVTRTPALRDALQASTEQMGMVLFGFSLGSMLGILTANTLTQRLHARRATGLGMVVNLCGLALLALGTGYASVPLAFGGFVLFGLGMGWSDIAVNVECAALENAVARPLLTTLHGCFSLGALLGALLGSLMAWQNVPVLWHLLGVAGVAAVLSAPLLRQIHNTSARAAQAAANEAEAAAGSGSMFQAFKQRGVLLIGLFALGLALAEGAAHDWLPLLMVDGYGFAPAQGTLIYMLFTLGMAVGRFSGQALLRRVERHTLMRASACAAACGLALVIVAQHPLLGALAVVLWGLGAALGFPLALSVAAEGGGASAQRVSAVATLGYVAILVGPPLLGFLGEQHGLRLAMLPVLTMVAIAWAVAYTLRPRGLQLREV; from the coding sequence ATGCACCCGGACACCGCAACCCTCAGCGTCACCGCCACGCCTTCCGCTTCCCCGCTCACCCGCAGCAGCGCCTTGTTCGGCCTGTTTGTACTGGTGGGCCTGGCCACTTCCACCTGGGTCACCCGCACGCCCGCGCTGCGCGATGCGCTACAGGCATCCACCGAGCAAATGGGCATGGTGCTGTTCGGCTTTTCGCTGGGCTCCATGCTGGGAATTTTGACGGCCAACACGCTGACCCAGCGCCTGCATGCCCGCCGCGCCACCGGGCTGGGCATGGTGGTCAACCTCTGCGGCCTGGCGCTGCTGGCTCTGGGCACAGGCTATGCCAGCGTGCCCCTGGCCTTTGGCGGCTTTGTGCTGTTTGGCCTGGGCATGGGCTGGAGCGATATTGCCGTGAATGTGGAATGCGCCGCGCTGGAAAACGCCGTGGCCCGCCCGTTGCTGACCACACTGCACGGCTGCTTCAGCCTGGGGGCCTTGCTGGGCGCCCTGTTGGGCAGCCTGATGGCCTGGCAGAACGTGCCCGTGCTGTGGCATTTGCTGGGGGTGGCCGGGGTGGCGGCGGTGCTGAGTGCGCCGTTGCTGCGCCAGATTCACAACACCAGCGCGCGGGCTGCACAAGCGGCTGCAAACGAGGCCGAAGCGGCCGCCGGCTCGGGCTCCATGTTCCAGGCCTTCAAGCAGCGCGGCGTGCTGCTGATTGGCCTGTTTGCGCTGGGCCTGGCACTGGCCGAGGGCGCGGCCCATGACTGGCTGCCGCTGCTGATGGTGGACGGCTACGGCTTTGCCCCCGCGCAGGGAACGCTGATCTACATGCTGTTCACCCTGGGCATGGCCGTGGGCCGCTTTTCCGGCCAGGCCTTGCTGCGCCGCGTGGAGCGCCACACGCTGATGCGTGCCAGTGCCTGCGCCGCAGCCTGCGGCCTGGCGCTGGTGATTGTGGCCCAGCACCCGCTGCTGGGCGCCCTGGCCGTGGTGCTGTGGGGCCTGGGCGCGGCCCTGGGTTTTCCGCTGGCCTTGTCGGTGGCGGCCGAAGGCGGCGGCGCCAGCGCCCAGCGCGTCAGCGCCGTGGCCACGCTGGGTTATGTGGCCATTCTGGTGGGCCCGCCGCTGCTGGGCTTTCTGGGCGAACAGCATGGCCTGCGTCTGGCCATGCTGCCGGTGTTGACCATGGTGGCCATTGCCTGGGCCGTGGCTTATACGCTGCGCCCGCGGGGTCTGCAGCTGCGAGAGGTGTAG
- the cls gene encoding cardiolipin synthase produces the protein MTWLLLALHILLISAFGLRILLRDDLRPDVRMGWLLVMVLLPYASCLLYYLFGEAALGRGRGRKRLNTHAYLLAHAPASQLQQLQLGNTPQAAAASVGAAQQAIAPPWQCAFAYAASVNGFVPQAGHHAELLADGSQARARMLQDMDAAQQEILVLYYIWLPDETGTAMAQALVRAAQRGVRCRAMVDGLGSRSLLRSPLWQQMAAAGVELAVALPIHRPLRVMLTSRIDLRNHRKITIIDRHTTYCGSQNCADEAFHIKPRYAPWVDIMLRMQGPLVLQLQWVFASDWGQSGAKPFVPQTPAPQPQAPEDGAPAPAEGFVAVAIADGPTERPRSTPQLVAMLLASAQREVVISTPYFVPDATVLESLCATAWRGVQVTLILPARNDSWVVGAASRSSYRRLLQAGVQLYEYRPGLLHAKTLCVDGELSLLGSTNLDLRSFDLNFENNVLLQDHALTQAIRARQQDYIHASHAVTAAQVHAWPWWQRIWHNLLAMLSPVL, from the coding sequence ATGACCTGGCTGCTGCTTGCTCTGCACATACTCCTGATTTCCGCCTTCGGGCTGCGCATTTTGCTGCGCGATGACCTGCGCCCCGATGTCCGCATGGGCTGGCTGCTGGTGATGGTGCTGCTGCCCTATGCCAGCTGCCTGCTGTATTACCTGTTTGGCGAAGCGGCTTTGGGCCGTGGGCGCGGTCGCAAGCGTCTGAACACCCATGCCTATTTGCTGGCCCATGCCCCGGCCAGCCAGTTGCAGCAGCTGCAGCTGGGCAACACACCCCAGGCCGCGGCCGCCAGCGTGGGCGCAGCCCAGCAGGCCATTGCCCCGCCCTGGCAATGCGCCTTTGCCTATGCGGCCTCGGTCAACGGGTTTGTGCCCCAGGCCGGCCACCATGCCGAGCTGCTGGCCGATGGCAGCCAGGCCCGCGCCCGCATGCTGCAGGACATGGATGCGGCGCAGCAGGAAATCCTGGTGCTCTACTACATCTGGCTGCCAGACGAGACCGGCACCGCCATGGCCCAGGCCCTGGTACGCGCGGCCCAGCGCGGTGTACGCTGCCGCGCCATGGTGGACGGACTGGGCTCGCGCAGCCTGCTGCGTTCGCCGCTGTGGCAGCAAATGGCCGCTGCCGGCGTGGAGCTGGCCGTGGCCCTGCCCATACACCGCCCGCTGCGCGTGATGCTGACCAGCCGCATCGACCTGCGCAACCACCGCAAGATCACCATCATCGACCGCCACACCACCTACTGCGGCAGCCAGAACTGTGCGGACGAGGCCTTTCACATCAAGCCGCGCTACGCCCCCTGGGTGGACATCATGCTGCGCATGCAAGGCCCGCTGGTGCTGCAGCTGCAGTGGGTGTTTGCCAGTGACTGGGGGCAAAGCGGTGCCAAGCCCTTTGTGCCTCAAACTCCTGCACCCCAGCCCCAAGCGCCGGAAGATGGTGCGCCCGCCCCAGCGGAGGGCTTTGTCGCCGTGGCCATTGCCGATGGCCCCACGGAGCGCCCCCGCTCCACTCCCCAACTGGTGGCCATGCTGCTGGCCAGTGCCCAGCGGGAGGTGGTGATCTCCACGCCTTACTTTGTGCCCGATGCCACCGTGCTCGAATCCCTGTGCGCCACGGCCTGGCGCGGCGTGCAGGTCACCCTGATCCTGCCGGCCCGCAATGACTCCTGGGTTGTGGGTGCCGCCAGCCGCAGCAGCTACCGCCGCCTGCTGCAGGCCGGTGTGCAGCTGTACGAATACCGCCCCGGCCTGCTGCATGCCAAGACGCTGTGCGTGGATGGCGAGCTCAGCCTGCTGGGCTCCACCAATCTGGACCTGCGCAGCTTTGACCTGAACTTTGAAAACAATGTGCTGCTGCAGGACCACGCGCTGACCCAGGCCATACGCGCCAGGCAGCAGGACTACATCCACGCATCCCATGCCGTGACGGCCGCACAGGTCCATGCCTGGCCCTGGTGGCAGCGCATCTGGCACAACCTGCTGGCCATGCTCAGCCCGGTGCTGTAG
- a CDS encoding IS5 family transposase (programmed frameshift) produces the protein MRKGYPSDIKREQFEVIRPMLESARKRTAPRKVELYEVFCAVLYLLHTGCQWRALPSDFPKWRTVHSYWAIWSEPREGGSLLEQALKKNQVGVAREKLGRNACSAFLIVDAQSVKNTNTAGLKGYDAGKKVCGIKRHIAVDTQGLPHAIAVTTAEVTDRKGALQALQRCKRTLGRVQGVLCDSGYVGQPFAQGVQEILGEHVTVQIAKRSEMHSFKVMPKRWVVERSFAWLEKNRRLWKNCERWLNTSLQFVQLAFLGLLLRRL, from the exons ATGAGAAAAGGCTACCCCAGCGATATCAAGCGCGAGCAGTTCGAAGTGATCCGGCCCATGCTGGAGAGTGCACGCAAAAGGACGGCCCCACGCAAGGTGGAGCTTTACGAGGTGTTCTGCGCCGTGCTGTATCTGCTGCACACGGGCTGCCAGTGGCGAGCGCTGCCCAGCGACTTTCCCAAGTGGCGCACGGTGCATTCGTACTGGGCGATCTGGAGCGAGCCCCGCGAGGGTGGCAGCCTGCTGGAGCAGGCTTTAAA AAAAAATCAGGTTGGCGTGGCCCGCGAGAAACTGGGGCGCAACGCATGCAGCGCGTTCTTGATCGTGGACGCGCAGAGCGTGAAGAACACGAACACGGCAGGGCTGAAGGGCTATGACGCGGGCAAGAAGGTCTGTGGGATCAAGCGTCACATTGCGGTGGACACCCAAGGGCTGCCACATGCCATTGCGGTGACCACGGCCGAGGTAACGGACCGCAAAGGTGCCCTGCAGGCCCTGCAGCGCTGTAAGCGGACGCTGGGCCGAGTGCAAGGCGTGCTGTGCGACAGCGGCTACGTGGGCCAGCCCTTTGCGCAGGGCGTACAAGAGATTCTGGGCGAGCACGTGACGGTGCAAATCGCCAAGAGGAGCGAGATGCACAGCTTTAAGGTCATGCCCAAGCGCTGGGTAGTGGAGCGCAGCTTCGCCTGGCTGGAGAAGAACAGGAGGTTGTGGAAAAACTGCGAGCGTTGGCTCAACACCAGCTTGCAGTTTGTCCAGCTGGCGTTCTTGGGGCTCTTGCTCAGGAGACTTTGA
- the cynS gene encoding cyanase has protein sequence MNRNDVTEKIITTKVSKGLKWEDVAKAVGLSKEWVTAGCLGQMTFDARQAAIVAGIFDLSEEEAKWLQVVPYKGSLPTSVPTDPLIYRWYEVVNVYGSTIKELIHEEFGDGIMSAIDFSMDIEREPHANGDRVRVVLSGKFLPYKAY, from the coding sequence ATGAACCGCAACGACGTCACCGAGAAAATCATCACCACCAAGGTCAGCAAGGGCCTGAAATGGGAAGACGTGGCCAAGGCCGTGGGCCTGAGCAAGGAATGGGTCACGGCCGGCTGCCTGGGGCAGATGACGTTTGACGCCCGACAGGCCGCCATCGTGGCCGGTATCTTCGACCTCAGCGAAGAAGAGGCGAAGTGGCTGCAGGTGGTGCCCTACAAGGGCTCGCTGCCGACCTCTGTGCCCACCGACCCGCTGATCTATCGCTGGTATGAGGTGGTCAACGTCTACGGCAGCACCATCAAGGAGCTGATCCACGAGGAGTTTGGCGACGGCATCATGAGCGCCATCGACTTCAGCATGGACATAGAGCGCGAACCCCATGCCAACGGCGACCGGGTGCGCGTGGTGCTCTCGGGTAAATTCCTGCCGTACAAGGCCTATTGA